The following nucleotide sequence is from Desulfovibrio aminophilus DSM 12254.
GCACACGGCCCTTGGGCCCCGCGCCCTGGCCGTGACCGTGCGCTCGGCCTTCACGGCTCCCGGCGACCTGGACCTGGCCCTGGACAAGGCCCGCGCTCTCGGCCTGAACCACCGCGTCCTGGATCTGGACGTCTGGGCCGTACCCGGACTTTCGGCCAACGGCCCGGACCGCTGCTACCTCTGCAAGCGGGCCGTGCTCACGCCCCTGGCCGCCCTTGCCGCACAGGGAGTCGCCCTGTTGGAGGGCACCAACGCCGACGACGACCCGGCCCGGCCCGGCCGCCGCGCTGTGGCCGAGCTGGGCGCGCTCTCGCCCCTGGCCGAAGCCGGACTGGACAAGGCCGCCGTGCGCGCCCTGTCCCGCGACCTGGGCCTGCCCGGCTGGGACGCGCCCTCCAACTCCTGCCTGGCCACGCGCATCCCCACGGGCACGCCCCTGACCCCGGCCGCCCTGGAACGGGTGGACCGCCTGGAAACCGTGGCCCGGGGCCTGGGCCTCTCGGCCCTGCGCTGCCGCGACCGGGGCGAAACCCTCGTTCTTGAAATCCCGCCGGACCAGCTTCCCCTGGCCCGAAACAACGAAAACACCCTGGTCGAGGCCGCCCGCGCCGCCGGGTTCTCCGGCCTCATCATCAAGGAACGGACCTCCGCATGAATTTCGACGAACTTCTGGACGCCTACCGCCAAGGCCGCGCCGACAAGGACGACCTGAAGCGGGCGCTGCTGCGCGAAACCTACATCGACGCGGGCATGGCCAAGCTGGATCACCGCCGCGCCGAACGCACGGGCTGCGCCGAGGTGGTCTTCTGCCAGGGCAAGACTCCGGAACAGGTGGCCGAGATCATGGTCCGCCTGGCCGGACAGCAGCCCCGCGTCCTGGGCACCCGCGCCGCCCCGGCCCACGCCGAGGCCGCCGCGGCCCGCCTGGAGGTGGACTACGACCCGGTCTCCCGCCTGCTCTCCCACACCCGCGAAGCCGTGAAGCCGCGCGGCAAGGTCGTGGTCCTCAGCGCGGGCACCTCGGACCTGCCCGTGGCCGAGGAAGCCGCCAAGACCGCCGAATTCCTCGGCTCCCGCGTACTGCGCCACTTCGACTGCGGCGTGGCCGGGCTGCACCGGCTCTTTCCCGTGATCGAGGAACTGCGCGACGCCCGGGCCGTGATCTGCGTGGCGGGCATGGAAGGGGCCCTGGCCTCCGTGGCGGGCGGACTCTGCCCCGCCCCGGTGATCGCCGTGCCCACCAGCGTGGGCTACGGCGCGAGTTTCGGCGGCCTCGCCGCCCTCCTGGCCATGCTCAACTCCTGCGCCCCCGGCGTCTGCACCGTGAATATCGACAACGGCTTCGGCGCGGGGTACCTTGCTCACCGGATGAACACCCTGGCTGGATGAGCGAGGTGGGGGCTCCCCGCCCC
It contains:
- the larB gene encoding nickel pincer cofactor biosynthesis protein LarB, whose amino-acid sequence is MNFDELLDAYRQGRADKDDLKRALLRETYIDAGMAKLDHRRAERTGCAEVVFCQGKTPEQVAEIMVRLAGQQPRVLGTRAAPAHAEAAAARLEVDYDPVSRLLSHTREAVKPRGKVVVLSAGTSDLPVAEEAAKTAEFLGSRVLRHFDCGVAGLHRLFPVIEELRDARAVICVAGMEGALASVAGGLCPAPVIAVPTSVGYGASFGGLAALLAMLNSCAPGVCTVNIDNGFGAGYLAHRMNTLAG
- the larE gene encoding ATP-dependent sacrificial sulfur transferase LarE, with protein sequence MTQRTMSGLEPLLALLRPLTGAVAAYSGGVDSTLLAVAAHTALGPRALAVTVRSAFTAPGDLDLALDKARALGLNHRVLDLDVWAVPGLSANGPDRCYLCKRAVLTPLAALAAQGVALLEGTNADDDPARPGRRAVAELGALSPLAEAGLDKAAVRALSRDLGLPGWDAPSNSCLATRIPTGTPLTPAALERVDRLETVARGLGLSALRCRDRGETLVLEIPPDQLPLARNNENTLVEAARAAGFSGLIIKERTSA